Proteins co-encoded in one Salvia splendens isolate huo1 chromosome 4, SspV2, whole genome shotgun sequence genomic window:
- the LOC121800909 gene encoding protein DETOXIFICATION 53, protein MCKMSESRELELPEFNDGGGDGDGGEIKFDEISNEATTTRESRNTSFCCFFLRVPLNEVIEELFSLGRIACPVALTTLLYFSKTIISMLFLGHMEKIELAGGSLAVGFANITGFSVMKGLCTGMDPICCQAFGARRWPVLTQTYLKTVVLLLIATIPMSLLWLNVDTVFHRLGQDRAITKIAKNYLLFSLPELVTHANLIPLRTFLRTQGLNSPITLIATCVSAIHLPVTYFLVTYLNLRVKGIALASFVYSLNMNIGLCLYLFFSKAAIKPWRGATLASLFHGWWPLLSLALPSVCQVCLEWWWYEIILFLSGLMDNPESCVAAMGILIQTTGTVYVIPFSLSLSISQRVGHELGAAQPARAQLAAMIGIAMAGVYGVSAFGASVALRRRWGRLYTAEPEVQEMIAAVLPILGLAEVGNAPQTAACGALTGSARPKVGVWINIAAFYLVGLPCSAVLAFEMRKGFRGLWMGLVAAQGACMALMLYNVAWTDWKHETKRAEELTMAAVEDSTAANLVDGGGGGA, encoded by the exons ATGTGCAAAATGAGTGAATCTCGAGAACTCGAGCTTCCCGAATTTAATGACGGcggtggagatggagatggcGGCGAGATCAAATTCGACGAAATCAGCAATGAAGCAACGACGACTAGAGAATCCAGAAATACATCGTTTTGCTGTTTCTTTCTTAGAGTGCCTTTGAATGAG GTGATCGAAGAGCTATTTTCGTTGGGTAGGATCGCATGCCCTGTGGCCCTAACAACCCTTTTATACTTTTCTAAAACCATAATCTCGATGCTCTTCCTCGGCCACATGGAGAAGATTGAGCTGGCTGGCGGGTCCCTGGCAGTGGGCTTCGCCAACATCACAGGCTTCTCTGTGATGAAGGGTCTATGCACCGGCATGGACCCCATTTGCTGCCAGGCCTTTGGGGCCCGGCGCTGGCCTGTCCTCACCCAGACCTACCTTAAAACAGTGGTCCTCCTCCTTATAGCCACCATCCCCATGTCCCTCCTCTGGCTCAACGTGGACACCGTCTTCCATCGCCTTGGCCAAGACCGCGCCATCACAAAGATCGCCAAGAATTACCTCCTCTTCTCCCTCCCAGAGCTCGTCACCCACGCGAACCTCATCCCACTCAGGACTTTCCTCAGGACCCAGGGCCTGAACTCTCCCATCACTCTCATTGCCACCTGTGTTTCCGCAATCCATCTCCCGGTCACTTATTTCCTTGTCACCTATCTCAACCTGAGAGTGAAGGGGATCGCCCTCGCCTCGTTCGTTTACTCCCTCAACATGAACATTGGCCTTTGCCTCTACCTTTTCTTCTCAAAGGCCGCCATAAAGCCTTGGAGGGGGGCCACTCTGGCCTCCCTCTTCCACGGCTGGTGGCCTCTCCTCAGCCTGGCACTTCCCAGCGTGTGTCAGGTCTGTTTGGAATGGTGGTGGTACGAGATTATCTTATTCCTGAGCGGACTGATGGACAATCCAGAGTCCTGCGTGGCCGCGATGGGGATTTTGATACAAACAACGGGGACGGTCTACGTGATTCCGTTCTCGCTGAGCCTGAGCATCTCCCAGCGCGTGGGGCACGAGCTTGGGGCCGCGCAGCCGGCGCGTGCGCAGCTGGCGGCGATGATCGGGATCGCGATGGCGGGGGTGTACGGGGTGTCGGCGTTCGGGGCGAGCGTGGCGTTGAGGAGGCGGTGGGGGAGGCTGTACACGGCTGAGCCGGAGGTGCAGGAGATGATAGCGGCGGTGCTGCCGATACTGGGGCTGGCGGAGGTGGGGAACGCGCCGCAGACGGCGGCGTGTGGGGCGCTGACGGGGTCGGCGAGGCCGAAGGTGGGGGTGTGGATAAACATAGCGGCGTTCTACCTGGTGGGGCTGCCGTGCTCGGCTGTGCTGGCGTTCGAGATGAGGAAGGGGTTTCGGGGGCTCTGGATGGGGTTGGTGGCGGCGCAGGGGGCCTGTATGGCGCTCATGCTTTACAATGTCGCGTGGACGGACTGGAAGCATGAGACCAAGAGGGCGGAGGAGCTTACTATGGCCGCGGTGGAGGATTCCACCGCGGCCAATTTAGTcgacggaggaggaggaggcgcgtGA